From Candidatus Pedobacter colombiensis, one genomic window encodes:
- a CDS encoding ATP-binding protein, which produces MNKQIKRIAIVGPESTGKSTITAQLAMHYRTLWVPEYARYYCAALTAPCNLQDEINMFHGQVALEESITAIAQKDVIFCDTTFLTVKIWSDEVFGETPGLVLNALPNYHYDLYLLMDIDLPWQEDPLRDFPHKREYFMEVWHKELKALNANYTVINGEETRLNNAITAIDHFLDHH; this is translated from the coding sequence GTGAACAAGCAAATTAAAAGAATAGCCATTGTTGGTCCCGAGAGTACCGGCAAATCGACTATAACAGCACAACTGGCAATGCATTACCGTACTTTATGGGTACCCGAATATGCCCGGTATTATTGCGCCGCTTTAACTGCCCCTTGCAACCTACAGGATGAAATCAATATGTTTCATGGACAGGTAGCACTTGAAGAATCCATAACTGCCATTGCACAAAAGGACGTTATTTTCTGTGATACCACCTTCTTAACGGTAAAGATATGGAGTGATGAGGTATTTGGAGAAACCCCTGGATTGGTGTTAAATGCCTTGCCCAATTACCATTACGACCTGTATCTGTTAATGGATATTGATTTACCATGGCAGGAAGACCCATTGCGTGATTTTCCTCATAAACGTGAATACTTTATGGAAGTCTGGCACAAGGAGCTTAAGGCCTTAAATGCAAATTATACTGTTATTAATGGCGAGGAAACCAGGCTAAACAATGCAATTACTGCTATTGATCACTTTTTAGACCATCACTAA
- the pnuC gene encoding nicotinamide riboside transporter PnuC, whose translation MIEILKDSFTQLFIQTDPLEWFGVFTGILCVWLAAKNNIYNWPIAIISVVIYIFIFFESKLYADMGLQFYFFIMNVYGWYYWSKNRNNPEASRPVANINKKEILLSIIGVIAFTILLGQLLYKNTDAAFPYIDSFCTACSLVAQIFLARKVIQNWMIWIFVDIIYVGMYISKDLYATAVMYALYVYIASVGYLDWRKIYREQAN comes from the coding sequence ATGATTGAAATACTCAAAGACAGCTTCACTCAACTTTTTATTCAAACAGATCCGTTAGAATGGTTTGGTGTATTTACCGGAATCTTATGTGTATGGCTTGCCGCCAAGAATAATATTTACAACTGGCCGATCGCCATCATCAGTGTGGTCATTTATATCTTTATTTTCTTCGAATCAAAACTATATGCGGACATGGGCCTGCAGTTTTACTTCTTTATCATGAACGTTTATGGCTGGTATTACTGGAGTAAAAACAGGAACAACCCCGAAGCATCAAGGCCAGTAGCAAACATAAACAAAAAAGAAATACTACTTTCCATCATAGGAGTTATCGCTTTCACCATACTCCTTGGGCAGTTACTTTATAAGAACACTGATGCAGCATTTCCTTATATTGATAGTTTTTGCACCGCCTGTAGCCTGGTAGCACAGATCTTCCTGGCACGAAAAGTTATTCAAAACTGGATGATATGGATTTTTGTTGATATCATTTATGTAGGCATGTACATTTCAAAAGACCTGTATGCAACCGCGGTAATGTACGCGTTGTATGTTTATATTGCATCTGTTGGTTATTTAGATTGGAGAAAGATTTACCGTGAACAAGCAAATTAA
- a CDS encoding carboxypeptidase-like regulatory domain-containing protein: protein MKILRHMMMKRLGFLMIMGLLFGLLAFTYLKSGMIRGRIAPADAASQVLAVLGKDTLRAEVNNGNFAFPSVKVGTYTIQVKAKSPYKDTSIVNVPVIDSVTTDIGLLKLKQE from the coding sequence ATGAAGATACTTAGGCATATGATGATGAAAAGATTAGGTTTTTTAATGATAATGGGACTATTGTTTGGCTTGTTGGCCTTTACTTACCTAAAATCGGGTATGATCAGAGGTCGTATTGCTCCTGCAGATGCTGCTTCGCAGGTGTTAGCGGTATTGGGAAAGGATACACTAAGGGCTGAAGTTAACAATGGTAATTTCGCATTTCCTTCAGTAAAAGTAGGGACTTATACCATTCAGGTAAAAGCTAAATCTCCATATAAAGACACCTCCATTGTAAATGTGCCTGTAATAGACAGTGTAACCACTGATATTGGTTTGCTAAAATTAAAGCAAGAATAA
- the carB gene encoding carbamoyl-phosphate synthase large subunit, whose translation MPKDTSIRSVLIIGSGPIIIGQACEFDYSGSQAALSLKEEGIEVSIINSNPATIMTDKVIGDNVYLWPLTVDSIEQILQERKIDAVLPTMGGQTALNLCIEASERGIWEKYGVRVIGVDVAAIEKTENREAFRQLMVDIGVGVATSKIANSFLEGKEAAQEIGYPLVIRPSYTLGGFGGGFVHRKEDFDQALKRGLEASPTHEVLVEQAVLGWKEYELELLRDSNDNVIIICSIENFDPMGIHTGDSITVAPAMTLSDRCYQDMRNQAIKMMRAIGNFAGGCNVQFSVNPDNDEIIAIEINPRVSRSSALASKATGYPIAKIAAKLAIGYNLDELENQITKTTSAYFEPTLDYVIVKVPRWNFDKFKGANKELGLQMKSVGEVMAIGRTFIEALQKACQSLEIGRSGLGADGKHSRNIDEIMHGLEHPSWNRLFLIKDAMSMGVPLESIRKVTRIDKWFLSQIHELVQLETELKRYSLNNIPKDFFFTLKQKGFSDIQISYLLGNVTEDEVYERRKSLGIKRVYKMVDTCAAEFAAQTPYYYSTFEEENESQPSDKKKIIVLGSGPNRIGQGIEFDYSCVHGLLAAKETGFEAIMINCNPETVSTDFNMADKLYFEPVFWEHVREIIELEKPVGVIVQLGGQTALKMAEKLHENGINIIGTSYNDMDVAEDRGRFSDLLKELEIPYPKYGVAENAEEAIVVANEVGYPVLVRPSYVLGGQGMSIVINDEDLEKAVVKLLGDLPGNRVLIDHFLDRAEETESDSICDGEDVHIVGLMEHIEPAGIHSGDSSAVLPPFSLSEKVMNDMETYSKKIARALNVIGLLNIQFAVKDEKVYVIEANPRASRTVPFIAKAYDVPYINIAAKVMLGVNKLKDFTIERKLEGYAIKEPVFSFYKFPEVTKELGPEMKSTGEAIRFIKDTEDPYFRKLIKDKSMYLSK comes from the coding sequence ATGCCTAAAGACACCTCCATACGCTCAGTACTAATTATCGGATCTGGACCTATTATCATTGGTCAAGCTTGCGAATTTGATTATTCGGGATCTCAAGCCGCCTTATCTTTAAAAGAAGAGGGGATTGAAGTTTCAATCATCAATTCTAATCCTGCAACAATCATGACCGACAAGGTGATTGGGGACAATGTTTACCTTTGGCCTTTAACTGTAGATTCAATTGAGCAGATCTTGCAAGAACGTAAAATTGATGCTGTATTGCCTACCATGGGTGGACAAACCGCATTAAATCTTTGTATCGAAGCATCTGAACGCGGAATTTGGGAGAAATATGGGGTTAGGGTAATTGGTGTAGATGTTGCTGCAATTGAGAAAACTGAAAACCGTGAAGCCTTCCGCCAGTTAATGGTTGATATAGGTGTAGGGGTAGCTACTTCAAAAATTGCCAACTCTTTCCTTGAAGGTAAAGAAGCTGCTCAGGAAATCGGTTATCCATTGGTAATCCGCCCTTCTTATACATTGGGTGGTTTTGGTGGCGGTTTCGTGCACAGGAAAGAAGATTTTGACCAGGCTTTAAAACGTGGACTTGAGGCTTCTCCAACCCATGAGGTTTTGGTAGAACAAGCTGTTTTAGGTTGGAAAGAATACGAATTGGAGTTGTTAAGAGACAGTAATGACAATGTGATCATCATCTGTTCTATTGAGAACTTCGATCCAATGGGTATCCACACAGGTGATTCTATCACTGTGGCTCCTGCAATGACATTATCGGATCGTTGCTATCAGGACATGCGTAACCAGGCGATCAAAATGATGCGTGCAATAGGAAACTTCGCTGGTGGTTGTAACGTACAGTTTTCTGTAAATCCTGATAACGATGAAATTATCGCAATCGAGATCAACCCAAGGGTATCCCGTTCATCGGCACTGGCGAGTAAGGCTACGGGCTATCCAATTGCTAAAATCGCGGCTAAACTGGCTATCGGTTATAACCTGGATGAGCTTGAAAACCAAATTACAAAAACTACATCTGCATATTTTGAGCCTACACTTGATTATGTTATCGTAAAAGTTCCTCGCTGGAACTTCGATAAATTTAAAGGTGCAAATAAGGAATTGGGCTTACAGATGAAATCTGTAGGTGAAGTGATGGCAATCGGACGTACTTTTATAGAAGCATTGCAGAAAGCTTGTCAGAGTTTGGAAATAGGCAGATCAGGTTTAGGTGCTGATGGTAAACATAGCCGCAATATCGACGAGATCATGCACGGCCTTGAGCACCCAAGCTGGAACCGTTTATTCCTGATCAAAGATGCAATGAGCATGGGCGTACCACTTGAATCGATCCGTAAAGTTACACGTATCGATAAATGGTTCTTATCACAAATACATGAGCTGGTTCAGCTGGAAACAGAATTGAAGCGTTATTCACTAAATAATATTCCTAAAGATTTCTTCTTTACATTAAAACAAAAAGGCTTCTCTGATATTCAGATCTCTTACCTGCTTGGAAATGTAACAGAAGACGAAGTGTATGAACGCAGAAAGTCGCTTGGAATAAAACGTGTCTACAAAATGGTAGATACCTGTGCGGCTGAGTTTGCTGCACAAACCCCTTACTACTACTCAACTTTTGAGGAGGAGAATGAATCTCAGCCATCAGATAAAAAGAAAATAATCGTTTTGGGTTCTGGTCCTAACCGTATTGGTCAAGGGATTGAATTTGACTACTCTTGTGTACATGGTTTACTTGCTGCTAAAGAGACTGGTTTTGAGGCCATCATGATCAACTGTAATCCAGAAACGGTATCTACAGACTTTAACATGGCTGATAAGCTATACTTCGAGCCTGTGTTTTGGGAGCATGTGCGCGAAATAATTGAGCTAGAGAAACCAGTAGGTGTAATTGTTCAGTTGGGTGGTCAGACGGCCTTAAAAATGGCTGAAAAGCTTCATGAGAATGGTATCAATATCATCGGTACTTCATATAATGATATGGATGTGGCTGAAGACAGGGGGCGCTTCTCTGATCTGTTAAAAGAACTGGAAATTCCTTATCCTAAATATGGTGTTGCGGAAAATGCTGAGGAAGCAATTGTTGTAGCAAATGAAGTGGGTTACCCGGTATTGGTTAGACCTAGTTATGTATTGGGTGGACAAGGAATGAGTATCGTGATTAACGATGAGGATCTTGAAAAAGCAGTTGTGAAATTACTGGGAGACTTGCCTGGTAACCGTGTACTGATTGATCATTTCCTTGACAGGGCAGAAGAGACTGAATCAGACTCTATCTGCGACGGTGAAGATGTTCACATCGTTGGTTTAATGGAGCACATTGAGCCTGCTGGTATTCACTCCGGAGACTCAAGTGCAGTATTACCTCCATTTAGCTTGTCTGAAAAGGTAATGAACGACATGGAGACTTACTCTAAGAAGATTGCAAGAGCATTAAATGTAATTGGATTGTTAAACATTCAGTTTGCAGTTAAAGATGAGAAAGTATATGTAATTGAGGCGAATCCAAGAGCATCAAGGACTGTTCCTTTCATTGCTAAGGCTTATGATGTTCCTTACATTAACATTGCTGCTAAAGTGATGCTTGGTGTGAATAAACTGAAAGATTTTACTATTGAGCGTAAGCTTGAAGGCTATGCGATCAAAGAGCCGGTATTCTCTTTCTATAAATTCCCTGAGGTAACTAAAGAATTAGGTCCGGAAATGAAGTCGACAGGTGAGGCGATCAGATTCATTAAAGATACCGAGGATCCTTATTTCAGAAAGCTGATTAAAGATAAATCAATGTATTTATCTAAATAA
- a CDS encoding DUF3137 domain-containing protein → MDIDILNQQTLQSTLADLENQRKEVSALKVKSYLCIGLGVLTIIGGITSSVFSVAGLTIGTIMLITGFVLISKTNTKFYQYRHNFKQGVIPLVLKTIDESLEMNYRSGLSENEFIYSQLFSKEPDRYRSEDQISGRAGKTAFSFSELHAEYKTVTQTKNGRQEHWHTILKGIVFYADFNKNFNGVTVVRPKDMGTALGAWISKAMPIFNSSDKTLVQLENPEFESEFVTYSTDQVEARYILTPALMQRLCELNNRCSYTISLSFIGSCVFIAFPLNKDYFEPPVHKSLLTSNSLNEDTEVIRFMYGIIKDLDLNTRIWTKR, encoded by the coding sequence ATGGATATCGATATTCTAAACCAACAAACCCTACAAAGCACACTAGCTGATTTAGAGAATCAACGAAAAGAAGTTTCTGCACTAAAAGTAAAAAGCTATCTGTGTATAGGCCTTGGCGTTTTAACAATAATAGGCGGAATTACTTCCTCTGTTTTTTCTGTAGCCGGGCTTACCATTGGGACAATAATGCTCATTACAGGCTTTGTTTTGATTAGTAAAACCAATACAAAGTTTTACCAATATCGGCATAACTTTAAGCAGGGTGTAATTCCATTAGTGCTCAAAACCATAGACGAAAGTCTGGAAATGAATTATAGAAGTGGGTTGTCAGAAAATGAATTTATTTATTCCCAGCTTTTCAGCAAAGAACCAGACCGTTATAGGAGTGAAGACCAAATTTCCGGAAGAGCCGGAAAAACGGCATTTTCATTTTCCGAACTTCACGCCGAGTATAAAACCGTTACACAGACAAAAAATGGCCGGCAGGAACATTGGCATACCATATTAAAAGGGATTGTTTTTTATGCTGATTTTAACAAGAATTTTAATGGAGTAACTGTAGTAAGACCCAAAGATATGGGAACGGCATTAGGCGCCTGGATATCAAAAGCAATGCCCATATTCAATTCTTCAGATAAAACGCTGGTACAGCTGGAAAATCCTGAATTTGAGAGTGAGTTTGTCACCTACTCTACAGATCAGGTCGAAGCCCGATACATTTTAACGCCGGCATTGATGCAACGCCTGTGTGAACTAAACAATCGCTGCAGCTACACCATTTCACTTTCATTTATTGGTTCCTGCGTTTTTATCGCATTCCCCCTAAACAAGGACTATTTTGAACCTCCCGTACATAAAAGCCTGCTCACCTCAAATTCCCTAAATGAGGATACCGAAGTTATCAGATTTATGTATGGGATCATTAAAGATCTGGATCTAAATACGCGAATTTGGACAAAACGTTAA
- a CDS encoding LemA family protein codes for MIVALIVLIVIALVGIGLYNSLIGKKNQVNNAFSAIDVMLKKRFDLLPNLIETVKQYMNYEEGLLGKIVELRSKAVTGNISNEEKLEIDRQLSTSMKGLMVNVENYPDLKANHSFINLQTTWTESEEQIAAARRTYNASVTDYNNAIMMFPGSIVAGIMNYQAIDVLTNTEEERKNISAKELFNS; via the coding sequence ATGATAGTAGCTTTAATTGTTCTGATTGTAATTGCGCTGGTAGGGATTGGTTTATACAACTCACTTATCGGAAAGAAAAACCAAGTCAACAATGCCTTCTCGGCAATTGATGTCATGCTAAAAAAACGTTTTGATCTTTTACCCAATTTGATCGAAACGGTAAAACAATATATGAATTATGAAGAAGGGCTACTGGGAAAAATTGTCGAATTGCGAAGTAAAGCCGTAACTGGAAATATCAGCAATGAAGAAAAACTGGAAATAGACCGACAGTTAAGCACCAGTATGAAGGGTTTAATGGTTAACGTTGAGAACTACCCGGATTTAAAAGCCAATCATAGCTTTATTAACCTTCAAACTACCTGGACAGAAAGTGAAGAGCAGATAGCCGCAGCCAGAAGAACTTACAATGCTTCGGTTACGGATTATAATAATGCCATCATGATGTTTCCGGGAAGCATAGTTGCCGGTATCATGAATTATCAGGCTATAGACGTGCTTACCAACACAGAAGAAGAACGTAAAAACATCAGTGCTAAAGAACTTTTCAATAGCTAA
- the radA gene encoding DNA repair protein RadA, whose product MAKTRSAYFCQSCGYESAKWLGKCPSCNEWNTFVEEVIEKSTAKVPTWKNSSETQRVSKPNKVDDIQSISEERTLTGDKELDRVLGGGLVAGSVTLIGGEPGIGKSTLMLQLALNISGKKILYISGEESEQQIKMRAERITDKPKADCYILTETSTQNIFKQIEILGPDIIIVDSIQTLHSAHIESTPGSVSQVRECTAELLRFAKETDTPVFLIGHITKDGTIAGPKILEHMVDTVLQFEGDRHHVYRILRSIKNRFGAAAELGIYAMHSSGLRQVSNPSEILLSQRDEELSGIAISATLEGARPMLIETQALVSAAAYGTPQRSSNGFDTKRMNMLLAVLEKRCGFRLSTRDVFLNIAGGIKVEDPAIDLAILVAIISSHEDIFISSKICFAAEVGLSGEIRAVNRIEQRISEAEKLGFERIFISNYNMKGLMVDRYKIELSAVSKIEDVFSLLFG is encoded by the coding sequence TTGGCTAAAACAAGATCAGCATATTTTTGCCAGAGTTGCGGATATGAATCTGCAAAGTGGCTGGGTAAATGCCCATCCTGCAACGAATGGAATACTTTTGTTGAAGAAGTAATTGAAAAATCAACAGCTAAGGTTCCTACATGGAAAAACAGCTCGGAAACGCAGCGAGTAAGCAAGCCAAACAAAGTTGACGATATTCAATCCATAAGCGAAGAGCGAACTCTTACTGGAGACAAAGAGCTTGACCGGGTTTTAGGTGGAGGACTTGTTGCCGGATCTGTTACTTTAATCGGCGGAGAACCTGGGATCGGTAAATCTACGTTAATGCTACAGCTCGCCCTAAACATTTCTGGTAAGAAGATTTTATACATTTCGGGTGAAGAGAGCGAGCAACAGATTAAAATGAGGGCAGAGCGCATTACCGACAAACCTAAAGCTGATTGCTATATTTTAACAGAAACCTCTACTCAGAATATATTTAAGCAAATTGAAATACTTGGCCCCGATATCATTATCGTAGACTCTATTCAAACCTTGCATTCTGCCCATATAGAATCAACGCCCGGCAGTGTATCACAAGTTAGAGAATGTACGGCTGAATTATTGCGTTTTGCAAAAGAAACAGACACCCCGGTATTCCTGATCGGTCATATCACCAAGGACGGAACGATTGCAGGCCCAAAGATCCTTGAACACATGGTAGACACCGTTTTGCAATTTGAAGGCGACAGACATCATGTATACCGGATATTACGCTCCATAAAAAACAGATTTGGAGCTGCTGCCGAACTAGGTATTTATGCCATGCACAGCAGTGGTTTAAGGCAGGTTTCTAACCCTTCAGAAATTTTACTCTCACAACGCGATGAAGAATTGAGCGGAATAGCCATTTCGGCCACATTAGAAGGCGCCAGGCCAATGTTAATTGAAACACAGGCATTGGTAAGCGCAGCAGCATACGGAACGCCTCAGCGCTCTTCAAATGGCTTTGACACGAAGAGAATGAACATGTTGCTTGCTGTGCTGGAAAAAAGATGCGGCTTTAGGCTAAGCACCAGGGATGTTTTCTTAAATATTGCTGGTGGCATTAAAGTGGAGGATCCGGCAATTGATCTCGCCATTCTGGTGGCAATTATCTCCTCGCATGAGGATATCTTTATTTCATCCAAAATATGTTTTGCAGCCGAAGTAGGGTTATCTGGTGAAATAAGGGCTGTAAACAGAATTGAACAACGCATCTCAGAGGCAGAGAAGCTAGGTTTTGAGCGAATCTTTATTTCCAATTACAACATGAAGGGACTAATGGTAGACCGTTATAAAATTGAGCTTAGCGCAGTGAGTAAAATAGAGGATGTCTTTTCTTTACTATTCGGATAA
- a CDS encoding Rne/Rng family ribonuclease: MVKELIIDSSPSGVTIALIEDKQLVELHKEQINNNYAVGDIYLGRIKKIMPGLNAAFVDVGYEKDAFLHYFDLGPQVQSLIKLTKIKRNGSVNGTLLDNFKLEADINKAGKISEVVSKNLVLPVQIAKEPISTKGPRLSSDLSIAGRYIVLVPFSNVISISKKIKSNTERNRLKKIIESIKPKNFGVIIRTVSEGKGVAELQKDLLDSVAKWENFIKKLPDAEPSKRVWGEMDRTSTLIRDILSTDFTNVYVNDNNLFEDIRSYVHEISPEMEKIVKVYKHKEPIFEHFGIEKQIKNAFGKTVNLAGGAYLVVEHTEALHVIDVNSGNRTASKENQEENALQVNKEAAKEIARQLRLRDMGGIVVIDFIDMHKPANRKILFDHLRDLMMLDRAKHTILPPSKFGLVQITRQRVRPEMNIVTSEKCPTCDGTGEIKASIVLMDDIENNLTYILQEQNEKNITLCVHPYIEAYIKKGLISLQWKWFFKFGQRIKIKAVPSYHLTEFHFISSKDEEIKL; the protein is encoded by the coding sequence TTGGTAAAGGAACTAATTATAGATTCATCTCCTTCGGGAGTAACCATAGCTTTAATTGAAGATAAACAACTTGTAGAACTTCATAAGGAGCAGATCAATAACAACTATGCTGTTGGCGACATTTATTTAGGCCGCATAAAGAAAATTATGCCGGGTCTAAATGCTGCGTTCGTTGATGTTGGTTATGAGAAAGATGCATTTTTGCATTATTTCGATCTTGGTCCACAAGTACAATCTTTAATAAAGCTTACTAAAATTAAGCGTAATGGCTCTGTTAATGGCACACTATTAGATAACTTCAAATTAGAGGCGGACATTAACAAAGCAGGTAAAATATCAGAGGTAGTCAGTAAAAACCTCGTTTTACCTGTACAAATCGCGAAAGAACCAATCTCAACAAAAGGACCCCGTTTAAGTTCTGATCTTTCTATTGCAGGAAGATATATTGTATTGGTACCCTTCTCTAATGTAATTTCGATTTCCAAAAAAATTAAGAGCAATACCGAACGTAATCGTTTAAAAAAGATTATTGAAAGTATTAAACCTAAAAACTTTGGCGTAATCATTAGAACCGTTTCGGAAGGAAAAGGCGTTGCCGAGCTTCAGAAAGACCTTCTGGATTCTGTTGCAAAGTGGGAAAACTTTATTAAAAAGCTCCCGGATGCTGAACCATCTAAACGTGTTTGGGGTGAAATGGACCGTACATCCACACTGATCCGCGATATTTTAAGTACAGACTTTACAAATGTTTATGTAAACGACAATAATCTTTTCGAAGACATCCGCTCATATGTACATGAGATTTCTCCGGAAATGGAAAAGATAGTCAAAGTATATAAACACAAGGAGCCTATATTTGAGCATTTCGGTATCGAGAAGCAAATTAAAAATGCTTTTGGAAAAACGGTAAATCTGGCTGGTGGAGCATACCTGGTGGTAGAGCATACCGAGGCCTTGCACGTTATTGACGTGAACAGTGGTAATAGAACTGCGAGTAAAGAAAATCAGGAAGAGAATGCACTCCAGGTAAACAAAGAGGCGGCTAAAGAAATTGCCCGCCAATTGCGTTTGCGCGATATGGGAGGTATTGTTGTGATTGATTTTATTGATATGCATAAGCCCGCGAACAGAAAAATATTGTTTGATCATTTAAGGGATCTGATGATGCTGGACCGCGCGAAGCATACCATACTTCCGCCAAGTAAATTTGGCCTTGTTCAAATCACTCGTCAGCGTGTTAGACCGGAGATGAACATTGTAACAAGCGAGAAATGCCCTACCTGCGACGGTACGGGAGAAATTAAGGCAAGTATTGTTTTAATGGATGACATTGAAAATAATCTGACCTATATTTTGCAGGAGCAAAACGAAAAAAATATTACGCTTTGTGTACACCCGTACATTGAAGCTTACATTAAAAAAGGATTGATTTCTTTACAGTGGAAATGGTTCTTTAAATTTGGACAACGGATAAAAATCAAAGCAGTTCCGTCGTATCACCTTACTGAATTCCATTTTATTTCTTCAAAAGACGAAGAGATTAAATTATAA
- a CDS encoding AURKAIP1/COX24 domain-containing protein — protein sequence MPSGKKRKRHKMATHKRKKRLRKNRHKKK from the coding sequence ATGCCAAGCGGTAAAAAAAGAAAAAGACATAAAATGGCTACGCACAAACGCAAAAAACGTTTAAGAAAAAACAGACATAAGAAAAAATAA
- a CDS encoding integration host factor subunit beta — protein MTKADIISEISTKTGIEKVDVQETVEAFFKVIKNSMIGGENVYVRGFGSFVVKKRAQKTARNISKNTAIIIPEHFVPSFKPAKVFVDKVKSNSKKLSVEA, from the coding sequence ATGACTAAGGCAGATATTATTTCAGAAATATCAACGAAAACAGGAATTGAAAAGGTAGATGTACAAGAAACCGTTGAGGCATTTTTCAAGGTCATCAAAAACAGTATGATCGGTGGCGAAAATGTATACGTGAGAGGTTTTGGTAGCTTTGTTGTAAAAAAGAGAGCCCAAAAAACTGCAAGAAATATTTCAAAAAATACAGCTATTATCATCCCTGAGCACTTTGTACCAAGTTTTAAACCAGCAAAAGTTTTTGTTGACAAAGTGAAAAGTAACTCAAAAAAACTTAGCGTAGAAGCTTAA